From Atribacteraceae bacterium, one genomic window encodes:
- a CDS encoding sugar kinase has translation MPEIISMGEALVEIMRDKIGAGLDTPEVFTGPYPSGAPAIFADCAARLGGQVGYVGTVGRDDFGKVIRERLQEDGVDLSCFYETEESTTGVAFVAYFPDGSRKFIYHIRNAASGLMEPERIPESYFQGARYLHVNGSAISINETWRNTVYRSLELARRYEVQVSFDPNIRPEILGVDRVRELCQPILDAVHIVFPSGEEAAMLTGETDVARACQILIDRGAGCVVLKRGDEGCSVITSDGRRDVPSFKVNEVDPTGAGDCFDAGFLVALQRGLDLFSCGRFANAVGALAVTRKGPMEGAPFLHEVLAMPGLEKEIRAGFGKF, from the coding sequence ATGCCTGAAATCATATCGATGGGGGAAGCTCTGGTCGAGATCATGCGGGACAAAATCGGAGCCGGACTGGATACTCCGGAGGTATTCACCGGTCCCTACCCCAGCGGGGCGCCGGCTATTTTCGCTGATTGCGCAGCCCGGTTAGGGGGCCAGGTCGGGTACGTTGGGACAGTGGGTCGGGATGACTTTGGGAAAGTCATCCGGGAACGTCTCCAGGAAGACGGTGTCGACCTCTCCTGCTTTTATGAAACGGAAGAGTCGACGACCGGCGTCGCGTTTGTCGCCTATTTCCCCGATGGATCCCGGAAATTCATCTACCACATCCGCAACGCGGCCAGCGGCCTGATGGAGCCGGAGCGGATTCCTGAATCGTATTTCCAGGGCGCCCGCTATCTTCATGTGAACGGATCGGCCATCTCTATCAACGAAACCTGGCGGAATACCGTTTACCGTTCCCTGGAACTGGCCCGCCGATATGAGGTTCAGGTCAGCTTCGACCCGAATATCCGGCCGGAAATTCTGGGGGTCGACCGGGTACGGGAGCTTTGTCAACCGATTCTGGATGCCGTACATATCGTTTTTCCCAGCGGTGAAGAAGCGGCCATGCTCACCGGTGAAACAGATGTTGCAAGAGCCTGCCAAATTTTGATCGACCGGGGGGCGGGTTGCGTCGTTCTGAAAAGGGGAGACGAGGGATGTTCGGTAATCACTTCGGATGGTAGAAGGGATGTGCCATCCTTTAAGGTGAACGAGGTGGATCCCACCGGTGCCGGCGACTGTTTTGACGCCGGGTTTTTGGTCGCCCTGCAAAGGGGCCTCGATCTCTTTTCCTGCGGTCGCTTTGCCAATGCGGTCGGCGCGCTGGCTGTCACCCGGAAAGGTCCCATGGAAGGAGCGCCTTTTCTTCATGAGGTGTTAGCCATGCCCGGTTTGGAGAAAGAGATACGGGCCGGGTTCGGAAAATTTTGA
- a CDS encoding GntG family PLP-dependent aldolase, translated as MMPIDLRRDTITLPSEEMKEKAFQASLGDSVYGEDPNQAALEETAARLLGKEAALFVPSGTMGNLIALLTHTRRGEEVILEENAHIRLSETGGLAAVAGLMVRGLFGADGIPEPEAVLAVLRPDDIHYPRTSLLCIENTHYRYGGIVPPLEKMREIYELSRRHQLAVHLDGARLWNAAVYLGIHPSFLARYADSVMVSLSKGLGAPIGSLLAGSEAFIREARRYRKMLGGGMRQTGWLCACGLIAISGENIARLQDDHRHARLLAEGLAVLDNITVDLTRIQTNFVLVDCSALPVKAPEITRKFAGKGVLVTPAGEHRIRLVTSSRVGTGDVRQALSIMEAFFRGFSGKTL; from the coding sequence ATGATGCCAATCGATCTGCGGAGGGACACGATCACCCTTCCCAGCGAAGAGATGAAGGAAAAGGCGTTTCAAGCCTCTCTCGGTGATTCGGTCTACGGGGAAGACCCGAATCAGGCCGCCCTGGAAGAAACCGCTGCCCGGTTGTTGGGTAAGGAAGCCGCTCTTTTTGTTCCCAGTGGGACGATGGGGAACCTGATCGCCCTTTTGACTCATACCCGGCGGGGGGAGGAGGTTATACTCGAAGAGAATGCTCATATCCGCCTCTCGGAGACGGGAGGATTAGCGGCGGTAGCCGGGCTGATGGTAAGAGGCCTGTTCGGAGCCGATGGCATTCCTGAACCGGAGGCGGTACTGGCTGTACTACGACCGGATGATATTCACTATCCCCGGACGTCATTGCTTTGTATAGAAAACACGCACTACCGCTATGGGGGTATTGTACCACCCCTGGAGAAAATGAGAGAAATTTACGAACTTTCCCGACGCCATCAGCTGGCGGTACACCTCGACGGTGCCCGACTCTGGAATGCGGCGGTGTACCTGGGAATCCATCCCTCGTTCCTGGCCCGGTACGCGGATTCAGTGATGGTTTCCCTGTCGAAGGGACTGGGTGCGCCGATTGGATCGCTTCTCGCCGGTTCGGAAGCCTTCATCCGGGAGGCAAGACGCTACCGGAAGATGCTGGGAGGGGGCATGCGCCAGACCGGTTGGTTGTGCGCCTGTGGGCTGATCGCCATCTCCGGGGAAAACATCGCCCGACTGCAGGATGACCATCGTCATGCCCGGCTCTTGGCCGAAGGACTGGCTGTGCTTGATAACATCACAGTCGACCTTACCCGGATCCAGACTAATTTCGTTCTTGTTGACTGTTCCGCTCTGCCGGTGAAGGCACCCGAAATTACCCGAAAATTCGCCGGGAAGGGTGTCCTGGTGACTCCCGCCGGGGAACACCGCATCCGGCTGGTGACCTCAAGTCGAGTCGGAACTGGGGACGTACGCCAGGCTCTCTCCATAATGGAGGCTTTTTTTCGCGGTTTTTCCGGTAAAACCCTTTGA